The following proteins are co-located in the Nerophis lumbriciformis linkage group LG22, RoL_Nlum_v2.1, whole genome shotgun sequence genome:
- the LOC133615104 gene encoding uncharacterized protein, protein MDDDKPSSSDSNSENKDFTILVEDCGVGPLSNYVPLPSTSDPKEVADDSGQFERNNWKADAKSQNKTVKMKQSWHRLHMSVKTKGTKRLETKSKRNGTGVMAKGARSRSTEKRETLINMAGGSKKAPEYAPKKQKSKPQEGCLTVKNTRGNYGKETEILTKNDKGTTTDRSTKSVRSKGTRRKSGTNPETDTMRLSGKDNEESMKSASSKGKKRTLNTEPQTLTKKPGDKHSEDSKKAMLVKGTRRKFSPEPATFQKKPTEGLVKSGSIKRMKTISSAKPETFVNKPRTQSSKVCEEGETKCTDILMERCVKTLPATLDTLLRDQSGIPTKLSLVFFGEKKTETSSERSDVIPPRYNDPSTTQQVATNRALFAQKYHQLEKLGEGGFGSVYAGYRKTDYFPVAIKYIPKEVKCVLLNINGLKKDIPVEALLMLQASIKKNSKGQSAVVSLLNKYDLEHDIVLVMERPVPSVDLFTYITRCRLGTLQEYEAQNIMKQLVDAAINMHAVNVFHRDLKQENILLEATSGVPRVRIIDFGCSCFASNGPYQNYNGTQCYAPPEYVLRQTYSAGPTTVWHLGALLFELMAGTKRFDTTMFLSQMLRLNRVLSEECEDFLWKCLNLDPEKRATLEQMQQHPWLI, encoded by the exons atggatgacgacaAGCCTTCGTCCTCTGACAGCAACTCAG AAAATAAAGATTTTACCATCTTGGTGGAAGATTGCGGTGTGGGACCACTTAGCAATTATGTCCCATTACCAAGTACTAGTGATCCAAAAGAGGTAGCAGATGATTCTGGACAGTTTGAAAGGAACAATTGGAAGGCTGATGCAAAATCTCAAAATAAGACTGTCAAAATGAAGCAGAGCTGGCATAGACTTCACATGTCAGTAAAGACTAAAGGCACCAAACGATTGGAAACAAAATCAAAGAGGAATGGTACTGGTGTGATGGCGAAGGGGGCCAGGAGTAGGTCCACAGAAAAACGAGAGACCCTTATAAACATGGCTGGGGGATCTAAAAAGGCCCCAGAATACGCTCCAAAGAAGCAGAAAAGTAAACCACAAGAAGGGTGCTTGACGGTTAAAAATACCAGAGGAAACTACGGCAAAGAAACAGAGATACTCACAAAGAATGACAAAGGGACAACTACTGACAGGTCTACAAAGAGTGTGAGGAGTAAAGGGACTCGGAGAAAGTCAGGCACAAACCCAGAGACTGACACAATGAGGCTGAGTGGTAAAGACAATGAGGAGTCTATGAAATCAGCATCTTCAAAAGGGAAAAAGAGAACGCTTAACACAGAACCACAGACCCTCACAAAGAAGCCAGGGGATAAACATTCTGAGGATTCTAAAAAGGCTATGCTGGTTAAAGGGACAAGGAGAAAGTTCAGTCCAGAACCAGCGACCTTTCAAAAGAAACCAACCGAGGGACTTGTGAAAAGCGGTTCAATTAAAAGGATGAAGACAATATCTAGTGCAAAACCAGAGACATTTGTAAATAAACCAAGGACTCAATCCTCTAAGGTGTGTGAGGAAGGAGAGACCAAATGTACAGATATCCTTATGGAGAGGTGTGTGAAAACTTTGCCAGCAACACTGGATACCCTCTTAAGGGACCAGAGTGGAATACCCACTAAGTTGTCCTTGGTGTTCTTTGGGGAGAAAAAGACAGAGACATCGAGTGAGAGGAGTGACGTCATCCCACCCAGGTACAACGATCCATCAACCACCCAACAAGTCGCAACCAATCGAG CCTTGTTTGCCCAGAAATATCACCAACTTGAGAAGCTTGGCGAAGGAGGCTTCGGATCAGTTTATGCTGGTTACAGGAAGACCGATTACTTTCCG GTTGCAATCAAGTACATACCCAAAGAGGTCAAATGTGTCCTATTG AACATCAACGGATTGAAGAAAGACATCCCTGTAGAGGCATTACTTATGCTACAAGCGTCGATTAAAAAGAATTCTAAGGGACAATCTGCAGTTGTGTCATTGTTGAACAAATACGATCTGGAGCACGATATTGTTCTGGTCATGGAGAGACCGGTGCCATCTGTGGACCTGTTCACGTACATTACTCGATGTCGACTTGGCACCCTGCAGGAGTATGAGGCACAG AACATCATGAAGCAGCTGGTGGACGCAGCTATCAACATGCACGCTGTGAATGTTTTCCATCGAGATTTAAAGCAAGAAAACATTCTGCTGGAGGCCACTTCCGGTGTCCCTCGAGTACGGATCATCGACTTTGGCTGTAGCTGCTTTGCATCCAATGGGCCTTACCAGAACTACAACG GAACCCAGTGTTACGCTCCTCCAGAGTATGTTCTAAGACAGACATACAGCGCTGGTCCAACCACGGTGTGGCATCTCGGTGCTCTTCTCTTTGAGTTGATGGCTGGGACAAAGCGGTTTGACACCACCATGTTCCTTTCCCAGATGCTACGATTGAATAGGGTTCTGTCAGAAG AATGTGAAGATTTTCTGTGGAAATGCTTGAATTTGGATCCAGAGAAGCGTGCCACCTTGGAGCAGATGCAGCAGCACCCGTGGCTCATATGA